From one Planococcus citri chromosome 3, ihPlaCitr1.1, whole genome shotgun sequence genomic stretch:
- the TP53INP gene encoding uncharacterized protein TP53INP — MLSNITNYLFGGYQNTDEAEKDVHFQEVEEDDWTVVDTLGNKHDNDEDLIVSNETYIALSPSYLKSENSQNSRPPVPEKSTSRRRSISCKRLVNRRCSTPLRELSPACVNSKALVPYVPRKESRSSSKSSLYGMEESWYITPPPCFVSGPYETKPSSLENLLIEQPGVNFLNSNFADEQQIDARIECQNSDKHKLPPKHLSKQIKQKENIGIKTITKEKETPQQEEKRRQILEIHEQKKFINACQTQINTAQKVEQKTPGQFSKRNQMERLNKVQYELSSRKKRQRRADLNKKHSGVNNNRKCCY; from the exons ATGTTATCAAATATTACCAACTATTTATTCGGCGGATACCAAAACACCGATGAAGCTGAAAAAGATGTCCATTTTCAAGAAGTCGAAGAAGATGACTGGACGGTGGTCGATACGTTAG GTAATAAACATGACAACGATGAAGATTTAATAGTGAGCAACGAAACGTACATAGCGTTATCGCCGTCGTATTTGAAATCAGAAAACAGTCAAAATTCCCGTCCTCCTGTACCTGAAAAAAGCACCTCAAGAAGAAGAAGCATCAGCTGTAAAAGACTAGTGAATCGTCGTTGTTCAACTCCTTTACGAGAGCTAAGTCCAGCGTGCGTCAATTCCAAAGCATTAGTACCTTATGTGCCTAGAAAG GAAAGCAGATCGTCGTCCAAGTCTTCCCTGTACGGTATGGAGGAATCGTGGTACATTACACCACCTCCGTGTTTCGTATCCGGACCGTACGAGACGAAACCATCGTCGCTAGAAAACCTGCTGATTGAACAACCTGgtgtcaactttttaaacagCAATTTCGCAGACGAACAGCAGATCGACGCGAGAATCGAATGTCAAAATTCAGATAAACATAAACTGCCACCCAAACATCTTTCTAAACAAATTAAGCAAAAAGAAAACATCGGCATCAAAACTATTACCAAAGAGAAAGAAACGCCTCAGCAGGAAGAAAAAAGACGCCAAATACTTGAAATTCACGAGCAGAAGAAGTTCATTAATGCGTGTCAGACTCAAATCAATACCGCACAAAAA GTTGAACAAAAAACACCCGGACAATTTTCCAAACGTAATCAAATGGAACGTTTAAACAAAGTTCAATACGAATTGAGTTCACGCAAAAAACGTCAACGTCGCGCCGACCTTAACAAAAAACATTCCGGTGTTAATAATAATCGCAAATGTTGTTATTAG
- the HisRS gene encoding histidine--tRNA ligase, cytoplasmic has translation MIWNSILSRTAFSRFSCKVSSIESLALFRLLKLRITVNHSFADSAYKKEPEIQPTTKSNEFNFHGDKNWDRETLLKAIKSKEHFIERLRSKGGDKDSIKKAVGELLNMKKQLPPGENSASKAHPIVLKPPKGTRDYGPEHMAVRSKVINDIVTVFKRHGAVTIDTPIFELKEVLTGKYGEDSKLIYDLADQGGELLSLRYDLTVPFARYLAMNKITNIKRYHIAKVYRRDNPAMTRGRYREFLQCDFDIAGQYDSMIPEVECIRIACEILASLNVGQFHIKINHRCLLDGLFEACKIHDSKFRSICSSIDKLDKESWEMVRNEMTAEKGLTDEEADQIGKYIRRNGTTDLVEALLNDDFLMVSESAKRGLEEIKQFLQYCDLYQIKDKVIFDLSLARGLDYYTGLIYEAVLESSNKDESVGSVAAGGRYDNLVGMFDSKHKSVPCVGISIGVERLFSVIEAKLAKDKQKVKTVDTQVYVASAQKNLLEERMKICCELWTNEINTEQSYKKNPRLLQQLQYCEDNQIPLAIIIGESELQNGIVKIRSIGTREEEEIPREKLVEEIKKRLEILS, from the coding sequence ATGATCTGGAATTCAATTCTAAGTAGAACCGCGTTTAGTAGATTTTCGTGTAAAGTTAGTTCCATCGAATCACTAGCTCTATTTCGATTGCTGAAATTACGTATCACTGTTAACCACTCGTTCGCTGATAGTGCGTACAAAAAAGAACCTGAAATCCAACCAACCACCAAATCGAATGAGTTCAACTTTCACGGTGACAAGAATTGGGATCGCGAGACGTTATTGAAGGCTATCAAAAGTAAAGAACATTTCATCGAAAGACTACGTTCCAAAGGCGGCGACAAAGATTCTATAAAGAAGGCTGTTGGAGAACTTTTGAATATGAAGAAGCAACTCCCCCCTGGTGAAAACAGTGCTTCGAAAGCTCATCCGATTGTTCTGAAACCTCCTAAAGGTACCCGCGATTATGGTCCGGAACACATGGCTGTCAGGTCTAAAGTAATCAATGATATCGTTACTGTTTTCAAACGTCATGGTGCTGTTACTATCGATACGCCAATTTTCGAATTGAAGGAAGTACTCACCGGTAAATATGGCGAAGATTCCAAGTTGATTTACGATCTCGCAGATCAAGGAGGCGAATTATTGTCGCTGAGGTACGATTTAACCGTACCCTTTGCCAGGTACCTGGCtatgaacaaaataaccaacaTCAAACGTTACCACATAGCTAAAGTATATCGAAGAGATAATCCAGCCATGACGAGAGGACGATACCGCGAATTTTTACAATGTGATTTCGATATAGCTGGCCAATACGATTCAATGATACCTGAAGTCGAATGTATCAGAATAGCTTGCGAAATACTCGCATCTTTGAACGTTGGTCAGTTTCACATTAAAATAAATCATAGGTGTCTTCTAGACGGGCTTTTCGAAGCATGTAAAATTCACGATTCGAAATTCAGATCAATTTGTTCGTCAATCGATAAACTGGATAAGGAATCGTGGGAAATGGTTCGAAATGAGATGACAGCTGAGAAAGGATTAACTGACGAAGAAGCAGATCAAATAGGCAAATATATCAGAAGAAACGGTACCACCGATTTGGTCGAAGCTTTATTGAATGACGACTTCTTGATGGTATCCGAATCTGCGAAACGTGGGTTAGAAGAAATTAAACAATTCTTGCAGTACTGCGATTTATATCAAATTAAAGATAAAGTTATATTCGATCTGAGTTTAGCTCGAGGCTTGGATTACTACACAGGATTAATTTACGAAGCTGTACTCGAGTCATCCAACAAAGATGAATCAGTAGGCAGCGTTGCTGCCGGCGGACGATACGACAATTTGGTTGGTATGTTTGATTCGAAGCATAAAAGCGTTCCTTGTGTCGGTATTTCCATCGGTGTTGAACGTCTTTTCTCCGTAATTGAAGCAAAATTGGCTAAAGacaaacaaaaagtaaaaactgtTGATACTCAAGTATACGTAGCATCTGCTCAGAAAAACTTATTGgaagaaagaatgaaaatttgttgtgAACTTTGGACCAATGAAATTAACACCGAGCAATCCTATAAGAAGAATCCTCGTTTATTGCAACAATTACAGTATTGTGAAGATAATCAGATCCCGTTAGCTATAATAATTGGAGAAAGTGAGTTGCAAAATGGCATTGTAAAAATCAGAAGCATTGGTACTCGAGAAGAAGAGGAAATACCTAGAGAGAAACTGgtcgaagaaattaaaaaacggCTGGAGATTTTATCGTAG